GCTTGCGGAAGGCTTCGCGGGTGGCGGATGAGGAGTTGGCGCCCACCAAGGCGTCCAGGACGCGCTCCTCGGCGGCCAGGTGCGCGCGGGCCTGCACGTCCTTGCGCTTGGCATCGCGTACCAGGCCGATGCCCACCTCCACGAGGTCGCGCACGATCTGCTCCACGTCGCGACCCACATAGCCCACTTCCGTGAACTTGGTGGCCTCCACCTTCAGGAAGGGCGCGCCGGCGAGGCGCGCAAGGCGGCGGGAAATCTCGGTCTTGCCGACGCCGGTGGGGCCGATCATCAGGATGTTCTTGGGTAGCACTTCCTCGCGCATATGGCCTTCGAGCTGCTGCCGGCGCCAGCGGTTGCGCAAGGCGATGGCCACCGCGCGCTTGGCCTTGCCCTGGCCGACAATATGGCGATCGAGCTCGGAGACGATCTCGCGGGGGGAAAAGTCGCTCATGGGTCTTCTTTCGTAACGCGACAGGCTGTAGGCGGAGGCGGGAGAGGCTCAGGCGCCGATGGTCTCGATGACGATGTTGCGATTGGTGTAGACGCAGATGTCCGCGGCGATCTCCAGGGAGCGGCGCACGATCGCCTCCGGATCCTCCTCCCGGTCCAGCAGCGCCCGGGCCGCCGCCAGCGCGAACGAGCCACCCGAGCCGATGCCGGCCACCCCGGCCTCGGGCTCCAGCACGTCGCCCGTGCCGGTGAGCACCAGCGTGATATTGGCGTCAGCCACGATCATCATGGCCTCCAGGCGCCGCAGATAGCGATCCGTGCGCCAGTCCTTGGCGAGTTCCACCGCCGCGCGCTGCAACTGCCCGGGATACTGCTCCAGCTTGGCTTCCAGGCGCTCGAACAACGTGAAGGCGTCGGCAGTGGCCCCCGCAAAGCCGCCGATCACATCGCCCTTGCCGAGCCGGCGCACCTTGCGGGCATTGGCCTTGAGCACCGTCTGGCCAAGGGTGACCTGGCCGTCGCCAGCAATGGCGACCCGATTGCCCTTGCGCACGGATACGATGGTGGTGCCGTAGATGGTGTCGGGAGAATGCATTTGGGGCTCCGATTGCGCCTCTTACTTAAGGCGTTCCCGCGCCGGCGCAATGTCCCGTCCCCCGCCGGGGAGGCGACAGCGTCAGTCCAGGAGGAAGCCGCGCACGGCAGCGGCGAACACCTCGGGGGCTTCCACCATGGGGCAATGGCCTGTCTGCGGCACCTCGACGCCCTTGGCCCCGGGAATGGCGGCGATGAGCGCGTCGGAAAAGGACTGGGCGAAGAAGCGGTCATCGGGGCTCGACAGGACGAGGGTCGGCGCCCGGATGGCGCCGATGCGGTCGAGCGTGTCCGCATCGGCGCACGCCTGCGCCTGGCGGGTGAAGCCCGCCACCGGCTGGAGCGGACCGGCATCCACCGTCGCCTTGGCGATGGCGCCCAGCGGCACATTGGCGAGGGTGTGGCGGCCGAGGGTGAAGGTGGCTAGCGTCGAGACGTAAAGGATGGGATCGGCGATTTCCGTGCGCAGGCGCACCAGGAGGGCGAGGAGATCGCGGGTGTAGAGGTTCTGCCGCCCCAGCGTGTTGCACAGCACCAGCCGGTCCACCCGCTCCGGGGCCATGAGCGCCAGTTCCTGGGCGATCAGCCCACCCATGGAATGGCCGAGCACATGGGCTCGCTCAAGCCCCGCCGCATCGAGCACGGCCAAGGCATCGCGTGCCATGTCGGCAACCCGATAGCTCGCCGGGGCCTGCGAACTGGCGCCAATGTCCCGGTTATCGAAGGCAACGGAGCGCAGTCCGGTCAGATGGGGCCGGGCGAAGGACCAGAAGGCGCGGTCCGCCGACAGGCCGGAAATGATGAGCAGCGGCGCCCCCTCCCCAGCGACGTCATAGGCCAGCATCAGGCCGTCATTGGTGGCGAACTCGGACATCAGCGGGCCTCCCCTCACAGGGTGTAGAGTTGCTGGGCGATGAGCAGGATCTGGCAGCCAAGGGCCACCACCAGGAAAGCGGCATGAAACCGCGGATTCTTGGTACGCATGGCGATAAGGCAGCCCGCGATGAGAAGGACCGAAACGCAAGCCTGCAAGGCGCCCACCATGCGCACATACTCCATGCCCTTCAGAGAGGTGTCGACCATGTCGAGCATGTGGGACAAGGCGAGAATGCCGAAGAACCAGCGGCGTTTGGCATAAAAGTAGGAACTATAGCTGCCATATTCCCCGAGATGGTCAGGGAAGAGAAGAACGCACATGAAATAGAAGGCACTGGCATAGACCAGGACGAAGAAATAGATGGCAAAGTTCCACTCGATCCAGGATAGTCGATATTCCCACCACCAGAACATCACTGCGCTTAAAAGCGTCACCACGGCCCATCCCAGATGGATGCGGCTGATCTGATGCTCGTGCGGGTGCTGGATGAACTTGGCAATGCCGCTCAGGATGCGCGTCACCGACAGGCCAAGGATCATGCCCATGACCACTCGGACATGGACATAGAGTTGAGGATCCGTGGCGAGGGCCATTCTTTGTCCTTTTCTCGGCGCAGGGGGGCATAGAAGAGGAGCGGATGCTAGGACTCAAGGGGAATGGTACGCTCGTCCAAAGAACGGTAAGAGCCGAGGCTGCGGGCGCGGCCACGTATTTTCCCCTGCACACCCGCGCGCGGCGTCATGCAATCGCCATATGGCGTTGCAGCACCCAAGCTGCTAGAAGGCGCGGCCTTGGAGGAGTTCCATGCGTAAGGCCGAGATCGTCCGCGAGACGAAGGAAACGAAGGTGCGCCTGTCCGTCGACCTCGACGGGACGGGCCGCAATCATGTGGCCACGGGCATCGGCTTCCTGGACCATATGCTCGACCTCCTCGCCCGCCATGCCCGGTTTGACCTGGACATCGTGGCCGAAGGCGACCTGCATGTGGACTTCCACCACACCACGGAAGACGTGGGCATCGTGCTCGGCCAGGCGGTGCGGCGCGCGCTCGGCGACATGCGCGGCATCACGCGCTATGCCGATCTGCACCTGCCCATGGACGAGACGCTGACGCGCGTGGCGCTGGACATTTCCGGCCGGCCCTATCTCGTGTTCCGCACGTCCTTCAGCGCGCCCAAGATCGGGGAATTCGACACCGAGCTGGTGCGCGAATTCTTCCAGGCGTTCGCCTCCAATGCCGGCGTGACGCTGCATGTGGAGACGCTTTACGGCGATAATAACCACCATATCGCCGAAAGCTGCTTCAAGGGCCTCGCCCGCGCTTTGCGCGCGGCGGTGGCCATCGATCCGGCCGCGGCCGGCGAAATTCCCTCCACCAAGGGCGCGCTCGGCATCTGAGCGCGCGCGTCCGGAGAGCGACATGGCCGTCTGGAGCGTCCTGACCCTGGACCAGGTGAACGACACGCCGATGCGCAGTGCCGAGCGTGTGGTGATGGTGCGCGACAAGGTGTCGGTCCTCGCCTTTCTGTTCGCCCCACTGGCGCTTCTGCGCTACCGGCTGTGGCTGGCTTTTGCCGCCTATCTGGTGGTGAGCGCGGTGCTGGCGGTCAGCGAGGTGGTCTTGGGGCTGCCGGAGATCATCGGGGGCGCGGTGACGCTCGGACTGCATCTTCTCGTCGCGCTGGAACTGTCTGACCTGCGCGTCCAGAAGTTGCGCCGGCGCGGCTATGAGGAAGCCGGCGTGGTGGTTGGCCGCGACCGCGATGAAGCCGAGCGCCGCTTCTTCAAGAACTGGACGCCTCGCAGCCTGCGTCCCAACGTCATCCCGCCCCGCCCCAGCCGGCCGGGCGCCTCCATCATCGGATCCTTCCCGGAGCCGCGCGCATCATGACCGTCGCCATCGTCGATTACGGATCGGGCAACCTGCACTCTGCCGCGAAAGCGCTGGAGCGGGCCGCGCTCGACCTCGGCGCGCCGCGGATTGCCGTCACCAGCGACCCTGAAGTGGTACGCACCGCTGACCGGGTGGTGCTGCCCGGCGTCGGCGCCTTCGCCGATTGCCGCCGCGGGCTTGATGCCGTTCCCGGCATGGTGGAAGCGCTGGAAGAGGCCGTGCACCAGCGCGGCCGCCCCTTCCTCGGCATCTGCGTCGGCCTTCAATTGCTGGCAGAGCGCGGTCTCGAGCATGGCGAGACGGCGGGCCTTGGCTGGATCAAGGGCGAGGTGGTGCGCATCGAGCCCACCGACCCCACCCTGAAGATCCCCCACATGGGCTGGAACACGCTCACTCTTGACCGCGTGCACCCCCTCTTCGACGGCATCCCCACGGGCCGCGATGGCCTGCATGCCTATTTCGTCCACTCCTACCACATGCAGGTGGCTGACCCCGCCGACCGGCTGGCGACCACCGAATATGGCGGCACCGTCACGGCGGCGGTCGCGCGCGGCAATGTGGCCGGCACCCAGTTCCATCCCGAGAAGAGCCAGAAGCTGGGCTTGGCTCTCCTCGCCAATTTCCTGAAGTGGCACCCGTGATCCTGTTTCCTGCAATCGACCTCAAGGACGGCCTCGCCGTGCGCCTGGAACAGGGCGACATGGCACGGGCCACCGTGTTCAATCGCGACCCCGCCGCCCAGGCGGGCGAGTTCGAGGCCATCGGCTTCCGCTATCTCCATCTCGTGGACCTCGACGGCGCCTTTGCTGGTCGCCCGGTGAACGGGGCGGCGGTGGACCGCATCCTGGAGACCGTCTCCATCCCCGTGCAGCTCGGCGGCGGCATTCGCGACATGAAGACCGTCGAGGGCTGGCTCGGCAAGGGCGTGAACCGCGTCATCCTCGGCACCGCCGCCGTGCGCGACCCCGACTTCGTCAAGGAAGCCGCCCGCACCCATCCTGGCCGCGTGGCGGTCGGCCTTGATGCCCGCGACGGCCGGGTGGCGGTGGAAGGCTGGGCGGAGACCTCCGACCTGCCGGCGGAAGACATTGCCCGCCGCTTCGAGGATGCTGGCGTTGCCGCCATCATCTATACGGACATCGCCCGCGACGGCCTGCTGAAGGGCCTAAACATGGACGCCACCATCGCGCTGGCGGACGCGGTCAGCATCCCCGTCATCGCATCCGGGGGCCTTGCCTCGCTGGCGGACGTGGAAGCCCTGATCGAGCCCCGCGCCGCGAAGCTTGCCGGCGCCATCACCGGCCGCGCGCTTTATGACGGCCGCCTCGACCCCGGTGCCGCCTTGGCGCTGGTGGCGGGCCGGCGCTGAGGACCGCCATGCTGAAAGTCCGCGTCATTCCCTGCCTGGACGTGAAGGACGGGCGCGTGGTCAAGGGCGTGCAGTTCGTCGACCTGCGCGATGCCGGCGATCCGGTGGAGGCCGCCCGCGCCTATGACGCGGCCGGCGCCGACGAACTCACCTTCCTGGACATCACCGCCAGCCACGAAAATCGCGGCACCATCCTGGACGTGGTGCAGCGCACGGCCGAACAATGCTTCATGCCGCTCACCGTGGGCGGGGGCGTGCGCACCGTGGATGATGTGCGCACCCTCCTGCATGCGGGGGCCGACAAGGTGTCTATCAACACCGCCGCCGTGAACCGCCGTGCCTTCGTGGGCGAGGCGGCCGAGAAATTTGGCGAGCAGTGCATCGTGGTGGCCATCGACGCCAAGAAGGTCTCGGCGCCCGGCGAGCCGGACCGCTGGGAAATCTTCACCCATGGCGGGCGCAAGCCTACGGGCCTGGAAGCGGTCGCCTATGCCCGCGAGGTGGTGGACCTCGGGGCCGGCGAAATCCTCTTGACCTCCATGGACCGGGACGGCACCGGCCTCGGCTTCGACGTGGCGCTCACCCGCGCCATCTCGGATGCCGTGCATGTGCCGGTGATCGCCTCGGGCGGCGTGGGCACTCTCGACCATCTGGTGGAGGGCGTGCGCGAAGGCGGCGCCTCCGCGGTGCTCGCCGCCTCCATCTTCCATTTCGGCACCTTCACGGTGCGCCAGGCCAAGGACCGGCTCGCCGCCGCCGGCCTGCCCGTGCGCCTCGACGGCTGAGGCAGGGAGCCACAAGCCATGTCCGACGACCGCGTGACGCTTC
This genomic interval from Aquabacter sp. L1I39 contains the following:
- the hslV gene encoding ATP-dependent protease subunit HslV, with product MHSPDTIYGTTIVSVRKGNRVAIAGDGQVTLGQTVLKANARKVRRLGKGDVIGGFAGATADAFTLFERLEAKLEQYPGQLQRAAVELAKDWRTDRYLRRLEAMMIVADANITLVLTGTGDVLEPEAGVAGIGSGGSFALAAARALLDREEDPEAIVRRSLEIAADICVYTNRNIVIETIGA
- a CDS encoding alpha/beta fold hydrolase, with translation MSEFATNDGLMLAYDVAGEGAPLLIISGLSADRAFWSFARPHLTGLRSVAFDNRDIGASSQAPASYRVADMARDALAVLDAAGLERAHVLGHSMGGLIAQELALMAPERVDRLVLCNTLGRQNLYTRDLLALLVRLRTEIADPILYVSTLATFTLGRHTLANVPLGAIAKATVDAGPLQPVAGFTRQAQACADADTLDRIGAIRAPTLVLSSPDDRFFAQSFSDALIAAIPGAKGVEVPQTGHCPMVEAPEVFAAAVRGFLLD
- the hisB gene encoding imidazoleglycerol-phosphate dehydratase HisB: MRKAEIVRETKETKVRLSVDLDGTGRNHVATGIGFLDHMLDLLARHARFDLDIVAEGDLHVDFHHTTEDVGIVLGQAVRRALGDMRGITRYADLHLPMDETLTRVALDISGRPYLVFRTSFSAPKIGEFDTELVREFFQAFASNAGVTLHVETLYGDNNHHIAESCFKGLARALRAAVAIDPAAAGEIPSTKGALGI
- a CDS encoding DUF2628 domain-containing protein produces the protein MAVWSVLTLDQVNDTPMRSAERVVMVRDKVSVLAFLFAPLALLRYRLWLAFAAYLVVSAVLAVSEVVLGLPEIIGGAVTLGLHLLVALELSDLRVQKLRRRGYEEAGVVVGRDRDEAERRFFKNWTPRSLRPNVIPPRPSRPGASIIGSFPEPRAS
- the hisH gene encoding imidazole glycerol phosphate synthase subunit HisH; this encodes MTVAIVDYGSGNLHSAAKALERAALDLGAPRIAVTSDPEVVRTADRVVLPGVGAFADCRRGLDAVPGMVEALEEAVHQRGRPFLGICVGLQLLAERGLEHGETAGLGWIKGEVVRIEPTDPTLKIPHMGWNTLTLDRVHPLFDGIPTGRDGLHAYFVHSYHMQVADPADRLATTEYGGTVTAAVARGNVAGTQFHPEKSQKLGLALLANFLKWHP
- the hisA gene encoding 1-(5-phosphoribosyl)-5-[(5-phosphoribosylamino)methylideneamino]imidazole-4-carboxamide isomerase — its product is MAPVILFPAIDLKDGLAVRLEQGDMARATVFNRDPAAQAGEFEAIGFRYLHLVDLDGAFAGRPVNGAAVDRILETVSIPVQLGGGIRDMKTVEGWLGKGVNRVILGTAAVRDPDFVKEAARTHPGRVAVGLDARDGRVAVEGWAETSDLPAEDIARRFEDAGVAAIIYTDIARDGLLKGLNMDATIALADAVSIPVIASGGLASLADVEALIEPRAAKLAGAITGRALYDGRLDPGAALALVAGRR
- the hisF gene encoding imidazole glycerol phosphate synthase subunit HisF translates to MLKVRVIPCLDVKDGRVVKGVQFVDLRDAGDPVEAARAYDAAGADELTFLDITASHENRGTILDVVQRTAEQCFMPLTVGGGVRTVDDVRTLLHAGADKVSINTAAVNRRAFVGEAAEKFGEQCIVVAIDAKKVSAPGEPDRWEIFTHGGRKPTGLEAVAYAREVVDLGAGEILLTSMDRDGTGLGFDVALTRAISDAVHVPVIASGGVGTLDHLVEGVREGGASAVLAASIFHFGTFTVRQAKDRLAAAGLPVRLDG